In Eleginops maclovinus isolate JMC-PN-2008 ecotype Puerto Natales chromosome 19, JC_Emac_rtc_rv5, whole genome shotgun sequence, the sequence GACTTTTACCATAAGTGGCAGTTTCCCCAATGCTTGGGGGCTATAGatggcaaacacattttcatccaaCCCCCTGCCAAGAGCGGAAGCCTGTTCTACAACTACAAGTCACGATTTTCCATCATTCTCATGGCTGTAGTGGATGCTAATTACAAGTTCGTCTACGCGTCCGCAGGGACACAGGGAAGGGTGTCAGACGCAGGAGTGTTTGCGCATTCGGACCTGAGGGAGGCGATGGATAAAGGCACCCTGAACTTCCCCCCTGTGGAAACCCTGCCAGGCACTGACGCTGTGATGCCATATGTGCTGGTTGGTGATGAGGCTTATCCTCTCCGCCCTGACCTCATGAAGCCATTCCCCCACAGAAACCTCAACACCAACCAACGCATCTACAACTACCGCCTGTCCAGAGCACGACGTGTGGTAGAAAATGCATTCGGAATTCTGTCAAACCGCTTCAGAGTTTTCAGAACCACAATCTGCCTGGAACCTGACAAGGTTGTGAAGATTGTCTTTGCCTGCATGTGTCTTCACAATTTCCTGCGGCAACGCAGATCAGATGCCTATGTACCACCTGGGTATGTAGACACAGAAGATGCCAACCACAGGCTCATTGAAGGAGCATGGAGACGGGAGGGAGGTCTTCAGTCAGTTGCGATGGGACGAGCAAGAAACCCTTCAGTGGAAGCGAAAATGCAGCGGGACCTCCTTTGCAGCTACTTTCAGACACCTGCAGGGAGTGTGTCTTG encodes:
- the LOC134882016 gene encoding uncharacterized protein LOC134882016 codes for the protein MMLLTKEKRVALAICAILCADSKKKRRRRRVWTRKWLGRRGQYGLSILQRELEVDDMRGFRDLLRISVEEFYFLLERVTPHIVKQDTHLRKAISPKERLSVTLRFLATGETFNSLSFQYRIGSTTLSRIVMETCTALTSVLREDYLKTPSTDAEWKAIASDFYHKWQFPQCLGAIDGKHIFIQPPAKSGSLFYNYKSRFSIILMAVVDANYKFVYASAGTQGRVSDAGVFAHSDLREAMDKGTLNFPPVETLPGTDAVMPYVLVGDEAYPLRPDLMKPFPHRNLNTNQRIYNYRLSRARRVVENAFGILSNRFRVFRTTICLEPDKVVKIVFACMCLHNFLRQRRSDAYVPPGYVDTEDANHRLIEGAWRREGGLQSVAMGRARNPSVEAKMQRDLLCSYFQTPAGSVSWQEGMV